In the genome of Caenorhabditis elegans chromosome IV, the window TTGTTGGTAAAACCTAATGATAGAACTCAGAATGAGTTATCAAAACTTGCACACTCTATAGAACTGCATTCCAGAAGATGTTCTGAAGTTAGGGAGTTATAAAAATACCAAGGAAATGTAGCTTTCACACCAATTGTAGAGACTCTTCTTTAAAATGTGAACTCCTAAAAACGTCAATTAATCAAAGAGATCATGGAATATCCAGTAGATTGGTCTTCTACGGGTAAAGACGATTTGTTGGCTCAGGAGCCTTCTTTGATCGCGCTGTACATTCAACACTCGTTTAGTCATTGTAGTATTTGGCATCGCAAAATAGATTGATAAGTGATACATAAGTTAATCAATTACAGGATTAATAGAACATATTCAATCCTGATCAAAAAGCGACTTGGAATAGTTGCCGTTAGTAGTAGATTACttaactttttcttgaaaccGTAATCAACATTttaggttttgaaaataatcaaaagttCTCGAAATACGGTGATTTGAATAAATCCTCGAATTAGAACTGTGTTCAGAAAAACACTTCTTCGAAGGAATAATAAATTCAACAGTTGCATAttcgagaaaaacaaaaacatccactatttcataaaataaatttattaatctGTAATTTTATATTCAATAAATAACGCAAGAAAGTGTGAACCGCATGAAGAGACAAAGGGAGAcaaacatatatatttttcaattctatttCGAAGGATTTGATCTAATTCTGAACTGATCCATCGGACAACATTGATTGAAGTGACACGACGGAAGGTGTCTGTGTGAGTTCACTAGCAAAGAGGCGAGCagttgaagatgatgatggagCAGGAGATGTTGGTTTGATAAGAGTACGTGATAATGTGACATCACAGCATTCACAGGATTCTGCAACTTGCCACCGGATTTTGGATCCGTAGTTCTTGAGAAAGTCTAGAATGACGCCGTTTGTCCAACCGAATCCTTCTTGCATCACGTATTCACCACCTCCTTTCACTTTGAAGCATGGTGAGACTACGTTGTACTTTTCGAACATTCTTCCTCCACTTGTTCTCCACATATTGAAGTTCTTCTGTACCCATTTCTCCACCAAGCTCAATGCTAATTCTTCTTGACCAACTTTTCTGCAAAGCCGAAAATAAATAACTCAAGTACACTACAATCAATAAGTTACCGTAATCCTTCAAGAAGAACCCAAGTAGTTGGTGGCCAACTGTTCGGAAAATCCCATTGTTCTCCAGAATTCACTAGGGATACAGGAATACCTCCGGGGAAGCTGATGGCTCCAGATGTTGTCAAATAGTCAACTACCACTTGTGAGTCGAGATCTTCATGATAGCTGTCACAGTACATTGGGAAGAAGTTAGTGTCGTGGAAGCTTGTGGCATGATTTCCCTCTTCAACATCAAAGTCAAACCAACAATTATGCTCTTCATTCCACAAAACctataatttattaaaatgaaaaattataaaaaagtttgaaactgtACCTGTCGAATAGTATCTCTGAGCGTTCGATACTCATTATCAAAGTATTTTGCACTTTCCAAATCTCCACACACCGTATACATCTCACTCAatgttttcatatttccaCAAATGATTGAATTCAAGTCTACAGGAATCAATTGAGATGTCCGTGTGCTTGCCAGTTGACCAGCATATGGACCATGAACAGCAAAGAAACGAGATGAGAAGTCACGACCACTGAAATTCGAaccaatattttaaaaccgtTCGTCATTCTGTTCTTCTTTTACCTTTCAGCTGCTGCGGCCAAATCTCCCCAAAGTACACATTTCTTCTCAAGAGTATCCAAATGCTCGGCGCTTTCCAAATCTTCTCGATAAGATTCCGGACGTGGATGTGATGTTTCAACTACGAATCTATACAAAGGAGTGTTCCAATCAGGATGATTATATGTTTTGTGAGTTTGGAAGAATGAGAACTGAAATTTacagaatattttttgttgattgacCTAGAAAGTAATCTCACCTCTTTTCTAAGTGTTGGCAGTACATCTGACAGAAATTGTTTGTCACCAGTAGCTTCATAATATGCTTTGACACACCAAGTTAATAGTGGTGGCTGTGATCGGTTCAAGTAATATACACGTGTACCATTTGGAATGAAACCATATCTggaattcagattttgaaactttaaatataagttgaaaaaaaactaacgttTCAACTAAGTAGATCATATTCTCAATCATTCCCTTGACTGTTGTAAGCATTCCAGATGCGATGAGACCTTTGATTGTAAAGAACGAATCCCAGTAGTACATTTCACGGAATCTACAATAAAACtcattttataataaaattccagaatagAAAACATACCTTCCGCCAGGCACAACAAATGGATTGGGAACCGGAATAATTGAGTATTTTTCTGGATTAACGcggacttttttggaaatctgaaattagtttttgcttattaaatgattttaaaaaatttatctggTATCCTACTTTTCTATATAACGTTGGCCATTTGGCATGCAGCGCTGCTGCGAATCTTCGATAATCTTCATCTATAATGCCACCAAATTGATCAGTCTGAAATATCTGTCTATAGACTATTGAAGCAAGTTTTGAGGCAAATTACCATAGGCGCCCAATCAGTCGGGGCACATTCTTCTAGTTCTCCTTCTGGCTCATCAAAGTTTTCCCGAAGGAAAAGGGCTAACACGTCATTGGTGATAGGAGCAAGAGCCATAAGGGCATTCCATCTGGCAAGTGTGACGTCTGAAAGGATTACGGTAGGTGGATTTCAATCAATTGCGATCCTCAAATCTTTCCAGATTCAAAAACTGATCTCTATTTTATCTATTTTCTGTCGATTCTCCTGCTGCCGCTGCAAGGAGGAAgcagaacaaaaaagaaaacatctaTTTTGCTCTCTCGctggtttttttcttttcttctcgtTCTCAGCTCGACTGCTCCCTCTCACAGGCAATTCACGTGAAGCAGAGCATGGGTTGGGGCTCCCCCTGGATATAGCGGCGGAGGAAGGAAAATGTTCAATGGTTTTTTCGAGTCTGCGTTTTTCGCTCTTTAGAACTTTCTAAGTTCTATACATACTTTTAACTATAACTAACCTGCATCATGCTTCAATGGCATATCCACAAAGGTCTTACAATCCGGGAAAAGACCGGATAATTGAACGGCGTGAAGAAGAGTTCCATCGCACCAAACGGGTGACGGGCTCATTTTGGTGGAAAAAGCCGTTGAAGTAGGAAATGGAGCTGAGAAGGAAGTGGaaggttctgaaaataagGAAATCTTAGAGGTCTTATCAACTcctaaaatatcaaataaacTGAACGTCAAAACTGAAAAGCTTCTCGATGACTATCCCCCGACACTTTCCCTTCCACACGGAATGGGCGGGGTTGGGCGTTTGATACTCAGTTGAGCTCAGTCTAGGCAAGAGGCACAGAACATAGGGTGGTTGAAAAGGCTAGAGAACATGTGAGAAATTGAGACGCAGAGGATGTTAGATTCATAATCTTGAATGTTCCCAATATAGAAGAATTTGTTAATTGTTTGTGAATTGCTCAGAAGGATgagaatgttttcaaaaaacatttaaaggCTTCTGACTTTCAATTGCAGAAAGTATGTGAAATGTACCAAAACGATTGGACGACTGGCACTGAAGATATAAATGTCCAATAGCTGTCATATTATCATCTCACCTACTTAGTTGGTAGTGTCATTCATTTGGAAGTAACACTTCAAGAAATCACctgatttcttttttggagCATTAAATAATGTTTCTAGGTAGATCAAATGatcaaaagttgatttttatagaaaaatattagtaATGCAAATTGTCACCTGAATGATGACGTGGCGCTGGAGAACGATGTCTAAACAGGGAAAGTAGTCTGATTGGTTTTCGAGTAAAAAACGAGTAGCACATGCTATTTATGGAAATTGGGAGTTTAAAAGTTAGAAATGATATATAGATCTATTTTATTGGCAATATCATTTGGTCACGTTTCAAATATCCTAAAGATAGTCAGAGAGGAAAAGTACACTTTCGAAAAGCGACacagaataagaaaaaaccaGCTTCTCTGCTCAATTCGACCTCCTGCATCCACTTTTCGTTTAGTAGATCAATCGGGGATTCCCCCACGATTCTCTCATTTCTTGCCTTGTTGGCAGAAGGTTggggtttgtttttttctgtttccgGAAAGGAAAGACAGAGAAAAACTGATCACCGAGAAAATATGATAggcaaaaaaaactccaaattgttaaggcttttttcaaaacgtagAGTAAAGCTCAGCTTCACCCCCACCATCTTCTTCATCTCAATTCAGTTCCCGGTCCTTATGTACCTGGAAGCCTTGTCATCGTTTGTCGTGTGATACACGTTTAGCTTATCAGTATTGCCatcaaaattccgaaaaaaatgattatatGGGGGTGGAGCCTTTGTTATCGGCACCAGTAAGAAGATTATAAGGTCATTATTGGCACGTGACTGCTTGAATCTTTTATTACAAGAAGATTACGATAGatcgtaaattttttttggccgtTCTTCCTGTGatgtgaaatttaaaagtgaaaattttatgagcTGGGTTTATGAGGGAAATGGTGCGATTTTATGGTaccaaatttattgaaatttttcaaccaaaaaatagctgaaatgttcaataattttagtttCCTTTTTCGGgatattcacaattttaaCTAGTAATATATACTTAAgtcagctcaaaaattgtttgttgaaTGTTCGAGATTGTTGTAGCGATCATTCTGCATAGGCCATACAGACCGCCTTCAAGATTACCTACACCTGCATTGATGGTCTTTAGGCAGGTTTTTTGcactatttttcaactttgaacgTTTCAcaaatattctaaatttcgcttttttataaaatagaGCCTACAGTCTCTAGACTACGGTACACAagtaacttttgaatttttaaaattatatttaaaagaaACTATTTAGGAACAGAGCCTATATTCATGTGATCAAATCGCTAATCTCTATGTCTAAAAAATGAtatataaaataaatacaaaaagaaGCAATGGTCAATGTGAAAAGCATGTGGAACTGTGAGTGTCTCTGCCAGTTGGTGACACACACACATTGTGCCCCTCTCGAAAAATGAGACTTCAACACAAAAAGCGCCCAAAAGCTGCAGGACTGAAGCATATGTGGATACTTAGTCAGCTAGAGGGcaaagtgaaaatgaaaatataagaTGCCGAGAAAGAGGGAAAGCTCCCAATGTACTCGGTGCGTGTTGAACTCAGTTGGGGGAAAACGAACAGCTTGGTTTTGTGGTAGGGTTGCACTGAGGACATTGTGAAAAGAGTGTGAgcaaattgatggaaaaaagtgagaatcGATGGAAAGTAGAGGAGAAGCATGAAAGTGATGTGATAGTTCAAAATAAAAGGCATACTGTAGAATACCTTTTGCTCATCgcttaaaaaaaataacttgaaattGGCCTATAAACGTATAACTATGTTAGTACTTTGATACTGAAATGTTTATGTTTATGAGGAAGAAGTTTAGATGCTCAGCGCTATTAGTTATTATGAGTACCTGGTAGTGTtggaatattcaaaacaaatatGAGCACAACTATCAACGTCaccaaaaaatgggaattttgttGTTACTAAACACACGTCGCACTCTAGTAAGACGTTTGGTTAGAAAacgaaactttttaaaatgatttcctCCAGTCAGATTTTTGTATGTTTGAAAGCTCATCATCAGATTTCTTGTGTTAcggtattgaaaaaaacacattaatACAATATATGGAAGGATAGATTGCACTTTTCACCATTTAAgctttttataaaagttttaagaCTTTGGAACATTATTGAAGTTGTACAATTGTATAGatattaaaaatagtttactaCCGTTTCTAAGAAAAAAGCTATAACGACCGACTTTTTAGAGCAACGGTTTCGTTGACACCGTTTGAATTGTGGTTTCTGGAATAAGATATAGGCATCGGCAACTCGGGGCGCTGTAAGTCTATTGGATTCTCAACAGTTCCAAAAGACATATACGACTTACCAAAAATGAGTGACGGTGGTGAGTTTAATTTAGTGATGCTAGCGTACTTTATTTGTTGTGGTAGTAAACAATACGTTTTTTCTTAACAttctggctgaaaattttcaaaaatccaattttttttttctttaaaatgatACTCGGTATTGTTGAATTATAATaaatgaatttagaaaaatccttcagaaacttttgaaataaatattgtcCGAAATCAATTGGTAAAGTTATCAGGtaaaaaatacttattttatGGAgtaaactaccgtaacccataTAAACTTTCTGCACTCTGTCCTTGTTTGACTACTCTTCACCTCCTTAACTTCTTAATTTCACTTCTAAAATTCCCATAGTCAGCAATTTCTTACAAGCATTTTCTGCTCTTCTTCTCATGCTCTGTTCTATGTTCTATCAATTTCACTATACACTTTGTATCTTGGAGCCAAGAGCCAATGGCCAAGAGCACTCGAAGATGCAAGCTCAAAGTTCCAAAATACGAGAAGCACCTGACACAATCACTGAcctcttctttctttttctccttcttGTGGTGTCTGGCTTTGGATCCGAACTCCACTTGCAACAGTTGAGCAACATCTTTCTAATCGGTGATAGTGTGGATATACTTTACAATTTGAGTTGTGTACCTTTTGG includes:
- the tre-2 gene encoding Trehalase (Confirmed by transcript evidence); translation: MYVTRIGIKIFEKQHSPVLFLQRLQKVHNSNCKVYPHYHRLERCCSTVASGVRIQSQTPQEGEKERREPSTSFSAPFPTSTAFSTKMSPSPVWCDGTLLHAVQLSGLFPDCKTFVDMPLKHDADVTLARWNALMALAPITNDVLALFLRENFDEPEGELEECAPTDWAPMTDQFGGIIDEDYRRFAAALHAKWPTLYRKISKKVRVNPEKYSIIPVPNPFVVPGGRFREMYYWDSFFTIKGLIASGMLTTVKGMIENMIYLVETYGFIPNGTRVYYLNRSQPPLLTWCVKAYYEATGDKQFLSDVLPTLRKEFSFFQTHKTYNHPDWNTPLYRFVVETSHPRPESYREDLESAEHLDTLEKKCVLWGDLAAAAESGRDFSSRFFAVHGPYAGQLASTRTSQLIPVDLNSIICGNMKTLSEMYTVCGDLESAKYFDNEYRTLRDTIRQVLWNEEHNCWFDFDVEEGNHATSFHDTNFFPMYCDSYHEDLDSQVVVDYLTTSGAISFPGGIPVSLVNSGEQWDFPNSWPPTTWVLLEGLRKVGQEELALSLVEKWVQKNFNMWRTSGGRMFEKYNVVSPCFKVKGGGEYVMQEGFGWTNGVILDFLKNYGSKIRWQVAESCECCDVTLSRTLIKPTSPAPSSSSTARLFASELTQTPSVVSLQSMLSDGSVQN
- the tre-2 gene encoding Trehalase (Confirmed by transcript evidence), giving the protein MSPSPVWCDGTLLHAVQLSGLFPDCKTFVDMPLKHDADVTLARWNALMALAPITNDVLALFLRENFDEPEGELEECAPTDWAPMTDQFGGIIDEDYRRFAAALHAKWPTLYRKISKKVRVNPEKYSIIPVPNPFVVPGGRFREMYYWDSFFTIKGLIASGMLTTVKGMIENMIYLVETYGFIPNGTRVYYLNRSQPPLLTWCVKAYYEATGDKQFLSDVLPTLRKEFSFFQTHKTYNHPDWNTPLYRFVVETSHPRPESYREDLESAEHLDTLEKKCVLWGDLAAAAESGRDFSSRFFAVHGPYAGQLASTRTSQLIPVDLNSIICGNMKTLSEMYTVCGDLESAKYFDNEYRTLRDTIRQVLWNEEHNCWFDFDVEEGNHATSFHDTNFFPMYCDSYHEDLDSQVVVDYLTTSGAISFPGGIPVSLVNSGEQWDFPNSWPPTTWVLLEGLRKVGQEELALSLVEKWVQKNFNMWRTSGGRMFEKYNVVSPCFKVKGGGEYVMQEGFGWTNGVILDFLKNYGSKIRWQVAESCECCDVTLSRTLIKPTSPAPSSSSTARLFASELTQTPSVVSLQSMLSDGSVQN
- the tre-2 gene encoding Trehalase (Confirmed by transcript evidence) is translated as MALAPITNDVLALFLRENFDEPEGELEECAPTDWAPMTDQFGGIIDEDYRRFAAALHAKWPTLYRKISKKVRVNPEKYSIIPVPNPFVVPGGRFREMYYWDSFFTIKGLIASGMLTTVKGMIENMIYLVETYGFIPNGTRVYYLNRSQPPLLTWCVKAYYEATGDKQFLSDVLPTLRKEFSFFQTHKTYNHPDWNTPLYRFVVETSHPRPESYREDLESAEHLDTLEKKCVLWGDLAAAAESGRDFSSRFFAVHGPYAGQLASTRTSQLIPVDLNSIICGNMKTLSEMYTVCGDLESAKYFDNEYRTLRDTIRQVLWNEEHNCWFDFDVEEGNHATSFHDTNFFPMYCDSYHEDLDSQVVVDYLTTSGAISFPGGIPVSLVNSGEQWDFPNSWPPTTWVLLEGLRKVGQEELALSLVEKWVQKNFNMWRTSGGRMFEKYNVVSPCFKVKGGGEYVMQEGFGWTNGVILDFLKNYGSKIRWQVAESCECCDVTLSRTLIKPTSPAPSSSSTARLFASELTQTPSVVSLQSMLSDGSVQN